A part of Rattus norvegicus strain BN/NHsdMcwi chromosome 4, GRCr8, whole genome shotgun sequence genomic DNA contains:
- the Gemin7l1 gene encoding gem (nuclear organelle) associated protein 7-like 1, with product MQSLPIIPVPVPVLRLPRGPDGFSRGFAPDGRRTILRPEVGEGRIQDPPESQEQRARAVLRERYLRSLLAMVGHPVSFTLHEGVHVTAQFGATDLDVANFYVSQLQTPIGVQAEALLRCSDIISYSFKL from the coding sequence ATGCAGAGCCTACCAATCATTCCTGTGCCGGTGCCGGTGCTGCGCCTCCCTCGGGGCCCGGATGGCTTCAGCCGAGGCTTTGCCCCTGATGGACGCAGGACCATCCTGAGGCCAGAAGTCGGAGAAGGTCGTATTCAAGATCCGCCAGAGTCACAGGAACAGCGGGCCCGAGCCGTTCTGCGGGAGCGCTACCTCCGAAGCCTCCTAGCCATGGTGGGCCACCCTGTGAGTTTCACACTGCACGAAGGTGTACACGTGACTGCCCAGTTTGGTGCCACAGACCTGGATGTAGCTAACTTCTACGTTTCCCAGCTGCAGACTCCCATAGGCGTGCAGGCGGAGGCCCTGCTTCGATGTAGTGACATAATTTCCTATTCCTTCAAGCTGTGA